A single genomic interval of Candidatus Hydrogenedentota bacterium harbors:
- the gcvH gene encoding glycine cleavage system protein GcvH: MYPENAKYTRDHEWIRADGDTYVVGITAFAAEQLGDVTYVELPSVGKTVEQGAATAAVESVKAASDVYAPVGGRVCAVNTALDSAPELVNQSPHEEGWFFKLENVDAAQLDGLMDAKAYEAFASASH; encoded by the coding sequence ATGTATCCTGAGAATGCAAAATACACACGCGACCACGAATGGATCCGGGCCGATGGCGACACGTATGTCGTCGGCATTACGGCCTTTGCCGCCGAGCAATTGGGTGATGTCACTTATGTCGAACTGCCGAGCGTCGGTAAGACGGTCGAGCAGGGCGCGGCCACGGCCGCCGTCGAGTCCGTGAAAGCCGCCAGCGACGTATACGCTCCGGTTGGTGGACGCGTGTGTGCCGTAAACACTGCCCTTGACTCGGCTCCGGAATTGGTAAATCAAAGCCCTCATGAAGAGGGGTGGTTCTTCAAGCTGGAGAATGTGGATGCCGCACAGCTTGACGGTCTTATGGATGCAAAGGCGTACGAAGCGTTTGCCTCCGCAAGCCACTAA